From the Verrucomicrobiales bacterium genome, one window contains:
- a CDS encoding response regulator transcription factor, protein MRILLIEDEGGIAEFVVSGLTKQGYNIDHASDGTQGLEKALSTDYDLVILDLVLPDFDGIEILQKLRAAGRATRVLILTQRAEVQHRVQGLESGADGYLPKPFDLTELIANVKALLRRTPLDLSASLLRVGDLELDTRRKYVTRGGTEIHLPAKQLAILEHLMRRPNQVVTRQDLARSIWASEPETTNNVIDVTVHLLRESVDKGYLSQLIRTIRGVGYQIGPVAATVPSTSVLEPGRTTSPATSTSAVPPLGRLQGPSSPVFGAV, encoded by the coding sequence GTGCGAATCTTGTTGATTGAAGACGAAGGCGGAATCGCCGAGTTTGTCGTCAGCGGGTTGACGAAGCAGGGTTACAACATCGACCACGCGAGTGACGGGACGCAGGGCTTGGAGAAAGCCCTCTCTACGGACTACGACCTGGTGATTTTGGACCTGGTTCTCCCCGATTTTGACGGAATTGAAATTCTTCAGAAGCTCCGAGCTGCCGGGCGGGCGACCCGTGTGCTGATCCTCACCCAACGCGCTGAGGTTCAACATCGTGTCCAGGGATTGGAGTCCGGCGCTGATGGGTATTTGCCTAAGCCTTTTGACCTCACCGAACTGATCGCCAACGTGAAGGCGTTGCTGCGTCGGACGCCGCTGGATTTGAGTGCTTCCCTGCTTCGCGTAGGGGACCTCGAATTGGATACTCGTCGGAAGTATGTCACGCGCGGCGGTACGGAGATCCATCTTCCTGCGAAGCAATTGGCGATTTTAGAGCATCTCATGCGTCGTCCAAACCAGGTGGTTACCCGCCAAGATTTGGCGCGGAGCATTTGGGCTAGTGAGCCGGAAACGACGAACAATGTCATCGACGTGACGGTTCATCTCCTGCGTGAGAGTGTGGACAAAGGCTACCTTTCGCAACTGATTCGCACGATTCGTGGCGTGGGCTACCAAATCGGCCCGGTTGCGGCCACGGTTCCTTCCACCTCGGTGTTGGAGCCTGGGCGCACCACATCGCCCGCGACCTCGACCTCTGCCGTCCCGCCCCTGGGTCGTCTGCAGGGTCCCTCTTCTCCGGTTTTTGGCGCCGTTTAG
- a CDS encoding bifunctional (p)ppGpp synthetase/guanosine-3',5'-bis(diphosphate) 3'-pyrophosphohydrolase: protein MNTDIASLLAAIQLAASLHSTQRRKNAAATPYINHPIAVAEILARVGGVSELAVLQAAILHDTLEDTTVTREELSHRFGESVCRLVEEVTDDRTLSQVDRKRRQIEHAPHLSRPAQCIKVADKICNVSDLSSDEPPSWSLARKREYVDWAEQVVHACQGCSPALEQEFRQVVEKIRKELRH, encoded by the coding sequence ATGAACACCGATATAGCATCTTTGTTGGCGGCCATTCAGTTGGCCGCGAGCTTGCACAGCACGCAGCGTCGCAAGAACGCAGCTGCCACCCCCTACATCAACCACCCGATAGCGGTCGCCGAGATCTTGGCTCGAGTCGGCGGGGTGAGTGAGTTGGCCGTTCTTCAGGCGGCTATCCTCCATGACACCCTGGAGGACACCACCGTGACGCGCGAAGAGTTGAGCCATCGTTTTGGCGAGTCGGTGTGTCGCCTAGTGGAGGAGGTGACCGATGACCGCACGCTTTCTCAAGTTGATCGAAAGCGGCGCCAGATCGAGCACGCCCCGCATCTTTCGCGCCCGGCACAGTGCATCAAGGTGGCAGACAAGATCTGCAATGTCTCGGACCTGTCCTCCGATGAACCCCCGAGTTGGTCGCTCGCCCGAAAGCGCGAGTATGTCGATTGGGCGGAACAGGTCGTCCATGCGTGTCAGGGGTGCAGCCCAGCGCTTGAGCAAGAGTTCAGGCAGGTGGTAGAAAAAATTCGAAAGGAACTCAGGCACTAG
- a CDS encoding metallophosphoesterase family protein: protein MYLGSHWSRRRLNVLGFNLVGFFLLSLLATGAAVLTRGPYLQIGTQDSIRIRWRTAEPEASVVFFGQDQGLLYEIAGGLLPKVNHEVVLRGLDPGTRYYYSVGTLTETLAEGADYYFHTSPVPGTPKKTRIWAIGDCGTAGLALSERQREVRDAYIAHSGGEPTDVWLALGDNAYFAGLDSEYQRRFFDIYPTLLRNTVLWPTLGNHELYGGPADGVYDYFKMFSLPTQGEAGGVPSGTESYYSFDHGNIHFVCLDSEDLPYRGAAAMMRWLEEDLAANTNEWLIAYWHSPPYSKGSHDSDGEFSLTYMRTNVVPLLESYGVDLVLSGHSHIYERSFFLHGHYGVSSTLTADMKVDAGSGRSEDTGVYLKTTAGPSAGQGAVYIVAGSSGWATFRFGVHPAMYFDALETGSMVIDVEGNRLDAKFLRDTGEIRDQFTILKSNQPAPLQVRRLRLAEGQLFASFRSVAGSYYEVEFSPDLHDPIWQRVGDTLQASGSITDWTHPHDPFSVHGFFRVIEVEPPPPAASRLP from the coding sequence ATGTATTTAGGATCTCACTGGAGCCGGAGGAGATTGAACGTCTTGGGGTTCAACTTGGTCGGGTTCTTTCTGTTATCCCTGCTTGCGACTGGGGCGGCGGTACTGACTCGTGGGCCTTACTTGCAGATCGGCACGCAGGACAGCATTCGGATTCGTTGGCGTACGGCCGAACCGGAGGCGAGTGTGGTGTTTTTTGGCCAGGACCAGGGCTTATTGTATGAGATCGCGGGCGGCCTTCTACCCAAGGTCAACCACGAGGTCGTCCTGCGAGGGTTGGATCCGGGCACTCGATACTACTATTCGGTGGGAACACTCACCGAGACCTTGGCGGAGGGAGCGGACTATTACTTCCACACTTCGCCAGTTCCAGGGACGCCCAAGAAGACCCGCATCTGGGCGATTGGGGACTGCGGTACCGCTGGACTCGCGTTGTCGGAACGGCAGAGAGAGGTCAGGGACGCCTACATCGCCCACAGCGGTGGCGAACCCACCGATGTTTGGCTCGCTTTGGGGGACAACGCGTACTTTGCTGGGCTGGACTCCGAATACCAGCGGCGCTTTTTTGACATTTATCCCACGCTGCTGCGGAACACGGTTCTCTGGCCCACCTTGGGCAATCATGAGCTCTATGGGGGGCCAGCGGATGGCGTGTATGACTATTTTAAGATGTTCTCACTGCCCACTCAAGGCGAGGCGGGGGGAGTGCCATCGGGAACGGAGAGTTATTACTCGTTTGACCACGGCAATATCCACTTCGTCTGCCTGGACTCAGAGGATCTTCCCTACCGCGGAGCAGCGGCCATGATGCGGTGGCTGGAGGAAGATCTTGCCGCCAATACTAACGAATGGCTGATTGCGTATTGGCACAGCCCTCCCTACTCCAAGGGCTCCCATGATTCCGACGGTGAGTTTTCGCTGACCTACATGCGGACCAATGTAGTGCCGTTGCTGGAGTCGTATGGCGTCGACCTCGTGCTCTCCGGCCACAGCCATATCTATGAGCGCAGCTTTTTTCTCCATGGACATTATGGCGTTTCGTCCACCCTCACGGCAGACATGAAAGTGGATGCGGGCAGCGGGCGTTCGGAGGATACGGGTGTCTATTTGAAGACCACTGCCGGTCCCTCCGCCGGGCAGGGAGCGGTGTACATCGTAGCAGGCTCCTCGGGTTGGGCTACGTTCCGGTTTGGAGTGCATCCGGCGATGTATTTTGATGCGTTGGAGACGGGTTCGATGGTCATCGATGTCGAAGGGAACCGGTTGGACGCCAAATTTCTCCGTGATACCGGAGAGATCCGAGATCAATTTACCATCCTGAAAAGCAATCAGCCTGCCCCGCTCCAGGTTCGGCGGCTACGATTGGCGGAGGGTCAACTGTTTGCGTCGTTTCGCAGTGTGGCTGGAAGTTACTATGAAGTGGAATTCTCACCCGATTTGCATGATCCCATCTGGCAGCGAGTTGGCGACACACTGCAGGCTTCGGGATCGATCACCGACTGGACCCATCCTCACGATCCTTTCTCCGTTCATGGCTTCTTTCGCGTCATCGAGGTGGAACCACCGCCTCCGGCTGCGAGTCGGCTCCCCTAG
- a CDS encoding ThuA domain-containing protein encodes MKPLPIRTFMPMLTLTLALALAVQNAVTAELPVKQGLILALDAARQPELLESAGLPAIGNGSPLGRWMASPASLTPFAIQPTPAQRPRYLANGSEALVRFDGKDDFLILSGSKRATREITVFVLAAPQANPGPFVGLLAGAAWGQNDYTSGFNLDFGNVATPQLSALNLETAGSPGFQNLIQPGKNLPATLPFGGFHVFTVRSKIGAHGNEVFLDGLKLADKPRAESILALDEISIGARFYSNDPAEPPFAQGMFQGDITLVALYDRVLTNEERQQVEQALLSRAAALNALAAGGSGHSLETLKDPPLVQLLVPGFAVEELPLSLRNLTGIRYRHDGKLVALGYDGRIHLATDTDGDGREDRSTVFWDKSPLRGPIGMALLPANDPRGDGVFVASKGKVSLFLDKNRDGEADEEIVVASGWTEIAQNVDAVGLAVDPRDGSIYFGLGTENYANAYLIDRATGKSAFKLTTEHGTIQRVSADFSRRETFCTGVRFTCALAFNRHGDLFASEQEGATWLPNGNPFDELLHIQRGLHYGFPPRHPRHLPQVIDEPAVFEYGPQHQSTVGMIFNEGVNGGPSFGPARWAGDALVCGESRGKLYRTQLVKTPGGYVAQNHLIGTLGMLLVDTCVTPQGDLLLACHSGPPDWGSGPAGQGKVFRVRWVGKETPQPVYVWASAPDEFRIAFDRTLTDADWKGAREKVRIEAGRFVSAGDRYETMRPGYQVVRDQMSSPRRWVEIQSLSLSADRRTLVLRVPRQTQRETYAITLPLPGSWETSSPIRQRPEIDLALTLNGVYLTTESSEGTQQIVLPHPSLPVWREWTAGSADHEALSRRLTSGASEVSWRVKGLVNRANIFVPAVQPGASLDWDLAADPFANRMMTVRADISSDGPRELPLVAVAGTPWGSFELKGVAKTDGSGSGTGSGIDYVLEDRVRSVPLSRLALPWASGSTSNSPGQVIARTDVQGNWLRGRRVFLSEGGCATCHAIRGEGVAFGPDLSNLVHRDRDSVLQDITRPSATINPDQAGSLVTLKSGSQIAGIVRSLTESRLTLRLPGNVEVDQARADVVSIEPLKTSLMPENLIHALSGEQVEDLLTFLLTNPLDVTSITRLDPPMPRARAWKEVAPFLASGGTATVSPRPLRLLLCVDDKDHGIDEHDYPLWQKRWSKLLPLADGVKVRTHAGFPTAQQLSETDVAIFYSRNAGWSTSSASILDDYQKRGGGLVYLHWAMQGRQDALAYAERIGIAMGAGSKYRHGDMELNFTAPEHPITRGFQSLKLVDETYWAFHGDENHLRVLARATEEASPRTQLWAYERHQGRVFGSIPGHYMWTFDDPLYRILVLRGIAWAAKDPDVDRLLELSTIGARITPD; translated from the coding sequence ATGAAACCCCTGCCCATCCGCACCTTCATGCCGATGCTGACGCTCACGCTCGCCCTCGCGCTCGCTGTTCAGAACGCCGTGACGGCGGAGCTGCCCGTGAAACAGGGTCTCATCCTCGCATTGGATGCAGCTCGTCAGCCCGAGTTGCTGGAGTCCGCCGGCCTTCCAGCCATTGGAAACGGGTCACCCCTCGGCCGATGGATGGCCTCACCCGCCAGTCTCACGCCTTTCGCCATCCAACCCACGCCCGCCCAACGTCCCCGGTACCTGGCGAACGGTTCGGAAGCGCTGGTGCGATTCGATGGAAAGGACGACTTCCTCATCCTGTCCGGGTCCAAACGAGCCACCCGTGAAATCACCGTGTTCGTGCTCGCCGCTCCCCAGGCGAATCCCGGCCCCTTCGTCGGGCTCCTCGCGGGCGCTGCCTGGGGACAGAACGACTACACGAGCGGGTTCAACCTCGACTTCGGCAACGTCGCCACGCCTCAGCTGAGTGCACTGAACCTCGAAACCGCAGGTAGTCCTGGATTCCAAAACCTCATTCAGCCGGGCAAGAACCTCCCGGCAACGCTCCCGTTCGGTGGCTTTCACGTATTCACGGTCCGATCTAAGATCGGCGCCCACGGCAACGAAGTCTTTCTCGATGGCCTCAAGCTGGCCGATAAACCCCGCGCCGAATCCATCCTCGCACTGGATGAAATCAGCATCGGCGCGCGCTTCTATTCCAACGACCCTGCGGAGCCGCCGTTCGCCCAAGGCATGTTCCAGGGGGACATCACGCTGGTGGCACTGTACGATCGAGTACTGACCAACGAGGAGCGCCAGCAGGTCGAACAAGCCCTGCTCTCCCGGGCCGCCGCTCTCAACGCACTAGCCGCGGGGGGCAGTGGACATTCGCTCGAAACTCTGAAAGATCCGCCCCTCGTGCAACTATTAGTGCCAGGTTTCGCCGTGGAGGAACTGCCGCTCTCGCTTCGCAATCTGACCGGAATTCGCTACCGTCACGACGGCAAGCTGGTTGCCCTCGGCTACGACGGTCGGATCCATTTGGCGACCGACACCGATGGGGATGGACGCGAGGATCGTTCGACGGTGTTCTGGGACAAGTCGCCGCTGCGCGGTCCCATCGGCATGGCTCTGCTGCCCGCCAACGACCCGCGCGGCGACGGCGTCTTCGTCGCGAGCAAAGGGAAAGTCTCACTGTTCCTGGACAAGAACCGCGATGGTGAGGCCGATGAGGAAATCGTGGTCGCGTCCGGATGGACGGAGATCGCTCAGAACGTCGACGCCGTCGGACTCGCTGTGGATCCCCGGGACGGATCGATCTATTTTGGCTTGGGAACCGAAAACTATGCCAATGCCTATTTGATCGATCGCGCCACCGGCAAATCCGCCTTCAAGCTCACCACGGAACACGGAACCATCCAGCGGGTTTCCGCCGATTTCTCCCGACGCGAAACGTTCTGTACCGGAGTCCGCTTCACCTGCGCCCTCGCCTTCAACCGCCACGGAGATCTCTTCGCCAGCGAGCAGGAAGGTGCCACCTGGCTTCCAAACGGTAATCCCTTCGATGAACTGCTCCATATCCAACGTGGCCTCCACTACGGGTTTCCGCCACGACACCCCCGACACCTCCCTCAGGTGATCGACGAGCCGGCCGTATTCGAATATGGCCCCCAGCACCAGAGCACGGTGGGCATGATCTTCAACGAGGGGGTGAACGGTGGCCCCAGCTTCGGACCGGCCCGCTGGGCGGGTGATGCGCTCGTCTGCGGGGAATCCCGGGGCAAGCTCTACCGGACCCAGTTAGTGAAAACCCCCGGCGGCTACGTGGCACAGAACCACCTAATCGGAACGCTCGGGATGCTGCTGGTCGACACCTGCGTGACTCCGCAGGGAGACCTCCTGCTGGCCTGTCATAGCGGGCCTCCCGACTGGGGCAGCGGTCCCGCCGGACAAGGAAAGGTCTTTCGAGTGCGCTGGGTCGGAAAGGAAACGCCGCAACCGGTTTACGTCTGGGCCTCCGCCCCCGACGAATTTAGAATCGCGTTCGACCGCACGCTCACCGACGCTGACTGGAAGGGCGCACGCGAGAAGGTGCGGATCGAAGCCGGCCGCTTCGTCAGCGCGGGCGACCGATACGAGACTATGCGTCCCGGCTATCAAGTCGTACGCGATCAGATGTCTTCTCCGAGGCGCTGGGTCGAAATCCAAAGCCTCTCGCTCTCCGCAGATCGCCGCACACTGGTGCTGCGAGTCCCTCGCCAGACTCAGCGGGAAACCTACGCGATAACCCTTCCCCTGCCCGGCTCCTGGGAAACCTCCAGCCCGATTCGCCAGCGACCCGAAATCGACCTCGCCCTGACGCTCAACGGCGTCTACCTCACCACCGAGAGCTCCGAGGGAACTCAACAGATCGTTCTCCCGCATCCCTCCCTCCCGGTGTGGAGAGAATGGACTGCCGGATCTGCGGACCACGAAGCGCTTAGCCGCCGGCTCACCTCCGGAGCATCTGAAGTATCGTGGAGAGTGAAGGGCCTGGTGAACCGAGCGAACATCTTCGTCCCGGCCGTGCAACCGGGTGCCTCGCTGGATTGGGATCTCGCCGCGGATCCGTTCGCAAATCGAATGATGACCGTGCGAGCGGATATCTCCTCTGACGGGCCTCGCGAGTTGCCGCTGGTCGCTGTTGCCGGAACACCCTGGGGGTCGTTTGAGCTGAAAGGAGTTGCGAAGACCGATGGGAGTGGCAGCGGGACTGGAAGCGGGATCGACTACGTCCTTGAGGATCGAGTCCGATCGGTTCCACTGAGCAGACTCGCGTTGCCGTGGGCTTCAGGCTCGACAAGTAACTCACCCGGGCAGGTGATCGCCCGAACGGATGTGCAGGGAAACTGGCTGAGAGGCCGGAGAGTCTTTCTCTCCGAGGGAGGATGCGCAACCTGCCACGCGATTCGAGGCGAAGGGGTGGCGTTCGGACCCGATCTGTCCAATCTAGTTCATCGGGATCGAGATTCCGTTCTGCAAGACATCACCCGCCCATCGGCCACGATCAACCCCGACCAGGCAGGCAGTTTGGTCACACTGAAGAGCGGCAGCCAGATCGCCGGTATAGTTCGATCCTTGACGGAAAGCCGCTTAACGCTGCGGCTCCCCGGAAATGTCGAGGTCGATCAGGCGCGTGCCGATGTGGTATCCATCGAACCGTTGAAAACCTCGTTGATGCCGGAGAACCTCATCCACGCGCTGAGCGGGGAGCAAGTGGAGGACCTGCTCACCTTCCTGCTCACCAATCCGCTGGACGTCACGTCCATCACTCGGCTCGATCCGCCCATGCCGCGGGCCAGGGCCTGGAAAGAAGTGGCGCCGTTCCTAGCAAGCGGAGGGACTGCAACTGTCTCACCTCGCCCCCTGCGACTCCTGCTCTGCGTGGACGACAAAGACCATGGGATCGATGAACATGACTACCCGCTCTGGCAAAAACGCTGGTCAAAACTTCTCCCGTTGGCCGATGGCGTCAAAGTCCGCACCCATGCGGGTTTTCCTACCGCCCAACAGCTCAGCGAAACCGACGTGGCAATCTTCTATTCCCGGAACGCGGGTTGGAGCACCAGCTCAGCCTCGATCCTGGACGACTATCAGAAGCGAGGCGGAGGTCTGGTCTATCTCCACTGGGCCATGCAGGGACGCCAGGACGCCCTGGCCTATGCGGAGCGAATCGGGATCGCGATGGGTGCGGGCTCGAAGTATCGCCACGGGGACATGGAGTTGAATTTCACCGCGCCTGAACATCCCATCACGCGCGGGTTCCAGTCGTTGAAACTCGTGGATGAAACCTACTGGGCCTTCCACGGCGATGAGAACCATCTACGAGTTCTGGCCCGCGCGACCGAAGAGGCGTCGCCCCGAACTCAACTCTGGGCGTACGAGCGACACCAGGGCCGTGTCTTCGGCAGCATCCCCGGTCACTACATGTGGACCTTCGATGACCCGCTCTACCGCATCCTCGTGCTGCGAGGGATCGCTTGGGCGGCCAAGGACCCCGATGTCGATCGGCTACTCGAACTCTCCACCATCGGCGCCCGCATCACTCCGGACTAA
- a CDS encoding MFS transporter, which translates to MKQPSLLIIFLTVFIDLIGFGIVMPLLPRYTEKFGAEGFQIGLVISSFSLMQFFFAPMWGRLSDRIGRRPVLLLSNAGSAISYAVFALASGIQGEKGLWILLASRVFAGICGANISVASAYIADITTPENRSKGMGMIGMAFGLGFILGPAIGSIAAWYGLAAPGWVAAGFCTLNFVLGCFILVESRRPNAQPTVSRPKFAQWRHTMRNPALALLILLFFLATFCFTCFETTLPLLLGSAKLHPHNLKDPTRLLKVLKEGVDPVSQHLRGLLAGGRIDLPPSADTPEALVQSLNQLIAQPGFYHAPAFTQVALPSRLQAELSKSLQGDAVSHVNRQLLQQAYPEMLQAPRFYFDEGRVGFLFAYCGVLAAFVQGRAIGGLVKRFGEVKLIWMSLIVVSLSLLLIPLAGGLVSLLFALGVFAIGSGVNRAPTMGLISSNSPADEQGANLGVAQSVGALARILGPLLATTLYARSVALPYFLCAGIALAAGVVAWMRLRPAVKAS; encoded by the coding sequence ATGAAACAACCGTCACTACTGATCATCTTCCTGACCGTATTTATTGACCTCATTGGCTTCGGCATCGTGATGCCGCTGCTGCCGCGGTACACGGAAAAGTTTGGCGCTGAGGGTTTTCAAATCGGATTGGTCATCAGCTCGTTCTCCCTGATGCAGTTTTTCTTCGCCCCCATGTGGGGACGGCTGTCGGATCGCATCGGACGTCGCCCGGTGCTCCTCTTGAGCAATGCCGGATCGGCCATCTCCTACGCTGTCTTCGCTCTCGCCTCCGGCATCCAGGGCGAAAAGGGACTCTGGATCTTGCTGGCATCCCGGGTCTTCGCCGGAATCTGCGGTGCCAACATCTCGGTTGCGTCGGCCTACATTGCCGACATCACAACTCCGGAAAACCGGTCCAAAGGGATGGGCATGATCGGCATGGCTTTCGGCCTTGGCTTCATCCTCGGCCCGGCGATCGGATCCATCGCCGCCTGGTACGGTTTGGCAGCCCCAGGCTGGGTCGCCGCCGGATTCTGCACCCTGAACTTTGTGCTCGGCTGCTTCATCCTGGTCGAAAGCCGCCGACCCAACGCCCAACCGACCGTGTCCCGGCCGAAGTTCGCTCAATGGCGACACACGATGCGCAACCCCGCTCTAGCCCTGCTCATCCTGTTGTTCTTCCTAGCCACCTTCTGTTTCACTTGTTTTGAAACCACCCTGCCCTTGCTGCTCGGTTCCGCCAAGCTCCACCCACACAATCTCAAGGACCCCACCCGCCTTCTTAAGGTTCTCAAGGAAGGAGTGGATCCAGTCTCCCAACACCTTCGCGGGTTGCTCGCAGGAGGGCGCATCGATCTGCCGCCCAGCGCGGACACACCAGAAGCGCTGGTGCAATCCCTGAACCAACTCATCGCCCAGCCCGGTTTCTACCATGCCCCAGCATTCACCCAGGTAGCCCTTCCTTCACGACTCCAAGCGGAACTCAGCAAGTCGCTGCAGGGGGACGCCGTCTCCCACGTGAACCGTCAACTGCTCCAGCAAGCCTATCCCGAAATGTTGCAGGCTCCCCGATTCTACTTCGACGAAGGACGCGTCGGCTTCCTCTTCGCCTACTGCGGCGTTCTGGCGGCCTTCGTTCAAGGCCGCGCCATCGGCGGACTGGTGAAACGCTTCGGCGAAGTCAAACTGATCTGGATGAGCCTGATCGTGGTCTCGCTGAGCCTGCTTCTGATTCCCTTGGCAGGAGGACTCGTTAGCCTGCTGTTTGCCTTGGGAGTCTTTGCCATCGGATCCGGAGTCAATCGCGCTCCCACCATGGGTCTGATCTCGAGCAACTCGCCAGCCGACGAGCAGGGGGCGAATCTCGGCGTGGCTCAAAGCGTAGGTGCCTTGGCGAGAATCCTGGGGCCTCTGCTGGCGACCACTCTCTATGCGCGCTCAGTGGCGCTGCCCTATTTCTTGTGCGCAGGGATCGCGCTCGCCGCCGGTGTGGTCGCCTGGATGCGCTTGCGCCCAGCGGTCAAGGCTTCCTAA
- a CDS encoding pyridoxal phosphate-dependent aminotransferase family protein: MKPPLMESAPGPETTIDGIRYLYFGGTSYLGLHGHPQVIEAGCVALKKYGVHTATTRAGFGTSPLVLEVEKLAQRFFAADDAFYFSAGYSANHILMPVLARTAAAIFLDEHAHFCLEEAVRLTGKPVHRFRHQDAANLRSQLENHLPAGGAPLVLSDGVVSATGRVAPVRNLIEVLSRFAPAMLHLDDAHGFGVLGENGRGTWEAAGLWNHVNGGEPFEGVALSVCGTLAKALGGFGGIVTGTEEFVGASRTSSHYFDGASAPACPLAGSTAAALGLLLSDPSPRDRLRRAVRRVRRGLQDLGIQVSDEASANIGFTVGEASHMRRLHEHLLEQRILVPYLPAYSGVGAEGILRLAVCSEHTDAMIDRLLQALRKAVGRI, translated from the coding sequence ATGAAACCGCCATTGATGGAGTCCGCCCCCGGTCCCGAGACCACGATCGACGGTATCCGTTACCTCTACTTTGGCGGCACGAGCTACCTAGGGCTCCACGGACATCCACAAGTGATTGAGGCAGGATGCGTGGCCCTCAAGAAATACGGCGTGCATACGGCCACCACCCGGGCCGGGTTCGGCACGAGCCCACTGGTGCTCGAAGTGGAGAAGCTCGCGCAACGCTTCTTTGCGGCCGACGACGCGTTTTATTTCTCCGCAGGGTACTCCGCTAACCATATACTCATGCCGGTCTTGGCCAGAACGGCCGCCGCCATCTTCCTGGATGAGCATGCCCACTTCTGCCTCGAGGAAGCGGTTCGACTCACCGGAAAGCCGGTGCACCGCTTTCGTCACCAGGACGCCGCGAACCTTCGATCGCAACTGGAAAACCACCTACCCGCAGGTGGAGCCCCGCTGGTGCTGTCGGACGGGGTAGTCTCCGCGACGGGACGGGTGGCCCCCGTCCGAAATTTGATCGAAGTGCTGTCTCGATTCGCCCCGGCGATGCTGCATCTCGACGACGCCCACGGATTCGGGGTCCTGGGTGAAAACGGGCGCGGAACTTGGGAGGCCGCGGGACTGTGGAATCACGTGAACGGTGGAGAGCCCTTCGAAGGAGTGGCTTTGAGCGTCTGCGGAACTTTGGCCAAAGCGCTGGGTGGCTTCGGAGGAATTGTTACAGGAACGGAGGAGTTCGTGGGAGCCAGCCGGACCTCTTCCCACTACTTCGACGGAGCGAGCGCTCCGGCTTGTCCGTTGGCAGGATCAACCGCTGCGGCGCTTGGACTGCTCTTGTCAGATCCATCCCCACGCGATCGATTGCGACGGGCGGTGCGCCGCGTTCGCCGAGGCCTACAGGATCTTGGAATCCAAGTCAGTGACGAGGCTTCCGCCAACATTGGGTTCACCGTGGGAGAGGCATCCCACATGCGCCGGCTTCATGAGCATCTCCTCGAGCAAAGAATCCTGGTACCCTATCTCCCCGCCTACAGCGGGGTGGGCGCCGAAGGAATTCTTCGACTGGCCGTATGCTCCGAGCACACCGACGCCATGATCGACCGCTTGCTCCAGGCGCTCCGCAAAGCAGTCGGGCGGATTTAG